GGGAGGCAAAGCGTTCAAGGAAGGGGCGTCGCTTCATGATGTTGGGCGGGCCTGTTGGTGCATCGCGGATAGATTCATACAAAAGCACGAAACCGAAGACAACATCTGTTCAAGCCTCGAGACGTCAACTTGAAGTAACTGACGGGCTGGTCTGTTCCTGAAACCAACGGAGTTGATTTTCTCGAAGCTCACTTTGATCCGCAGAACGTGTCATCATTTGATACCCCGGATCTATTGTTCCAGAGCATCATTTATTTTGCGCGATGCTTGCACACGACATGAGAAGTAACCCTCTCTCTGTCAACGCACAAATGGTTCACCAAGGGATGTTTGCGATGAGGTCGGCTTGCCTGACTTTGAGTCCCCCCAAAAACACAAGTCCCACTGCCAGGTCGCAGCGGGATTCTGCATTCGTGGGATGGTATCAATGAAGAATCCCCCTCCGCAATTCACTTCGTTTCACAATATTCGTTCGTCCCAGGGAATTGCCCTGATCATGGTGCTGGTGGCCATCACCATGGTATCTCTGCTGATACTGGCATTCCTTGCCAGTGCCCGCACGGAACACCGTGCGGCCTCGGCCTTTTCGAACGTTGCCCAGGCACGCAACCTCTCTGAGCTGCCTGTAAATTTAGTCATCGGGCAGATCCGTCGTGCCACGGAACAGAATGGCCTGGAGCAGACGTGGGCCTCGCAGCCCGGATTGATTCGGGTGTTCGGGACGGAGCCGGATCCGCAGAACACAGGAACACGCTCCAAAACCGTCGCCCTATATAAGTTGTATTCAGACGAGACCATGGTGGTCATGAGATCCAATGCGAGCGCCACGGCGAATGGTATGAACATCAATGAGGTGAAAACCGCCCTCGATGCCGATGTTCAAGGCGTGCCGGACTGGCAGAAGACTCCGGGAATGTACGTGGACATCAATGAACCGGCCGTGGCTCTTGTGGAAGGCTCCGACAAGGTGCAGGCGGTGTTTCCCATCAGCGATCCTCGTGCCAGGTTCGCTCGCGACAACGGACGGGCCGTGGATGGTTTCCAGTTCGATGACAAGGCGGTGCCGGGTACGGTAGCACCTTCAGGTCCCGATGACGTGACTGCGCGTCTGCCCATGCCCGTGAAGTGGCTCTACGTCCTTGCCGATGGTCAGCTCGCAGCTCCCAAAGGTGGAAACGCTGAGACAGGTCTGGCATTTGACGATGCGACAGCACCGTCCTCCATTCCTTCGGCAACGAATCCCATCGTAGGGCGTGTCGCATTCTGGACTGACGATGAGAGCACGAAAATCAATGTAAACACCGCGACGGAAGGAACGGCATGGGATGTGCCTCGCGCCTACACGGCCACCACGGTGAAGTTTGCCCGTCGACAGCCCGCGCAGAACGAATACTCACGTTACCCAGGGCACCCTGCGCAAACATCATTGAGCCCGGTCTTTCAGGCCTTCGGTTCCTCCCTGATCGTGGAGCCTTTCATGAGCGACAATGAGCTGGCGGCCGTATTGAAGCGTTACCACCAGTTCAGCCCGCGCACGCCGTGGGGTGGCAGTAAGGGAGGCACCATCGCACCCTCCGCTGCCGTCCTGATGGACAAGGACGATCGGCTCTATACCACGCTCGACGAACTCGTGTTCGACCGGAATCGCAAGGAGCAGGATCCGATGTTGAGCCGTCAGGACATCGCGGCTGCGCGCTTCTTTCTCACTCCGCATAGTCGTGCACCTGAGTTGAACCTTTTCAATCAACCGCGAGTGATGCTTTGGCCCATCTCGGCGGACAGCGCGGAGCGCAATGCCAAGGACAAGCTGTTGGCGTTCGTCGGCACGGGTGGAGGCAAGGCATGGTACTTCTCCCGCCTGCGAAACTTCAAGAGCTTGACTGATGCTGGTTCCGCACAGAGCACCAGAGGCGATCTGGACCTGCAGGGCGGCGCCGGCAACGCTGCGCTGAAGCGCAATCGCGAACTTTATGAGAGCCACCTGATCCCGCTTACTGGCGGCAACAACGGTCAAGCGGCTTCGGCGCATAACATCCCCGGCTTCGGTGGGAACTTTGCCGCGAAATACACGGTGCCAAGGCGCAATCAGATCCTCACTGAGATGGTGGACTTCATCCGGTGGTCTGTGAATAGCTACAGTACCGGTCTTGCGCCTTCGTACACTTACACACCACCGCGCACGGGAGTCAGGACCGCGGAATCCTCCGCAGTGCCTCTCATTCCCGGCAATGGCACGAAGGGCTTCGGGAGATTTCCCTCCATCACGGAGGCCGCGATCGTGTTCATGGCAACGAGCAAGAACAACGCCACGGGAGCAACGACCCGCATGCAGGCGTTCATTGCTCTGGAGCCATACATTCCCACCACCGGAGCTCCGGCGGCCACGGCAAATGTGCGCTATCGTATTTCTGGTTTGAATGGATTCACCGTCAATGGGGTTCCCGTCTCATTCCCTGACGTGGATATGATCCGGTGCAACACGGCTGCCGGTTATCTGGACTCCGGAGGCAGCACCGCCTTTTCCGGATTCGCGGCTCAATTCAAAAAGGCGAATCTCAGTTCCAGTGCCTCGGACCAGACGACGTCCGCTCGCCAGTTGGCAAGAGGGAACGAAGACAACGCCTTCCCCTTCTACAGTGCGCTCATCCCCGTGAATCCGACAGCGTCCGATTTCACCTTCAGCGGTGGCACCATCGCCATTGAGGTGCTGACCGGCTTCTCGGACGCGGCCAGCGCGGAGCTTGTGCAGACACTGCATCTGACTTTCCCACCAACGACGCTGAAGGTGCCGAAGATGGTAAGCGAGGAATACAATACTCTGGCCAAGCGCATGCAAGTGAATGCCGGAGAGTTCGTGAAGTCCTTGATCCAACAAGGGGACATCACACGTAGCGTGGAAGTGGATGTGAATGGCCCCTCTCGAGGAGATCTTCGCCTTCTTTCCGCCATGAGTGATGTGCCCACCTCGTGGTTCACCACTCATCCCAGCTACACGGATTCCAATGTGGAGCGCCTGCATTTTCTCCGGCAGGGAAATCAGATGGTCGCCGGGCAGTTTGGTCCTGGTGATGGAGCTGGTGGTCCTCTAGGAGTATCTCGCAGCCAGAACCGGGCCGCCACGGTGAATACCGCAGGCACATTGGTCCGGGGCATCTGGTATGCACGTGACTCCACTCCTGCCGTAGGTCGCGGACAGGATGGAGCGTTCAATACCAAGAATCGCCCTGGCGATTTCGACAATGGCACGGGACGCATCGAAGACGGTCCGTACATCAACAAGGCGGATGAGAACAACATCATCACAAACAACCAGGCGGATGATGGCAGCCTTGGCTACTTCAGCCGGCACTCATTCACGGTGGAGGATGGTGTGACCTTCAGTCCCAATCGCCAGATCGCCTCGGCCATTGCATTCGGCTCACTGCCCTCAGGCATCTTCAGCAACCTGCCTGCGGATGTGCACAAACCCTGGCAGACCCTGTTGTTCTCACCCATTCCTCCCTCACGTACTACTCCTGCCAACGCACAGCCAGACGAGGACGATCATGAAGGATTCAAAGGTCCACGTGATCACCTCTGGCTCGACCTCTTCTGGATGCCGGTGGTCGAACCGTATGCCATCAGCGAGTCCTTTGCCACGGCTGGCAAGATCAACATGAACTACCAGTTGATGCCGTTCCGTCACATTGAACGCAGCACGGGCATGCATGCCGCCCTGAAGCCCGTAATGCTCAGCGCCATCAGCCCTAACTCGGTCGGAGGCACCAATTCTGCCGGTTATGACAACGTGGGCGGGAACAACTACAAGGAAGGCACCTTGCACAAGTACGAGTTGCACTACCACGTGAACCGCAGCGAGACGCTCAAGGGGCTTTCCGGGAGATTCACCTCAGGTGATGTCTTTCGGTCTCCCTCGGAGATCTGCGAAATCTTCCTTGTTCCCCAACGGCGCAGCGGTGCCAGCTACAACCCTGACGCCAACCCGCCTCCTGCCAACTACAACGACATGGTGACGTGGTGGAATGGAGACATGAACGCTCCAGATGCCTTTGAACCAACCGGGGACAACAGCCGCGAAGCTCCCTATAACCAGCTCTATCCAAGGCTGACGACCAAGTCGAATACCTTCACGGTCCACTTCCGTGTGCAAACCTTGAGAAAGGCGCGCAGTACGGATGCGGCGCACTGGTTCGAGGACAAAGATGAAGTCCTTTCGGAACATCGCGGCTCCGCAACACTCGAGCGTTATCTGGATCCGCAGGATCCGGAGCTTGCTGCCCTGGGCAACAATGGACCCAGTGACACCCAAAGCTGGGATCGCTACTACAGATTCCGCATCATCGAACGCAAAGTCTTCTCCCCCTGAGCTTGCTTCTCATGCAAAAACACCCCCCCTCCATCACTACCCGGGCGTTCTCACTGCCCGAAGTCGCCCTCTCTCTGGGCATCGCCACCACGGCACTACTCACACTGATCTCGCTCCTGCCATTCGGCCTGGATACCTTGCGCGAGTCCAGCAGCAAACAAGCCGAGGCCCGCATCCTCCAATCCGTACTGGACCGGTACCAATCCGGCATCTGGATGGAGAAGGACTCGGCCGGGGGCACCGGCAATGTATTGCTCAAGGATAGGCTGCTCTATTTTGACCAGACAGGCACCGAGATGGAAGATGCCTCCAGCGTCGAGTGCGACTATGTGGTGCAGATTCATATCGACGGTCCTCCCACCTTGCACGGAGATGCCAGCGACAATCCCTACCTGCGTCGCGTGCGGGTACGAGTAAGCGACCGGCCCAATGATCCCCAGCGGGCCTTTGCAGATGGCTCCGGACACTACCACGAGCACAGCGTGTGGATCGCGCTTCTGGACCAGACTGGACCCCTGATGGGCCCTCTCCATTCCTCTGAGCTGTGAAAAGAACGCCTTCGCCTCACGGCTTCACTTTGATCGAGGTGCTGGTGTCCGTCTCCGTGCTCGCGCTGATGCTGACCATCCTCGCGGACATGATGACACGGACGCAAGATACCGTGACCAATGCCAGCGCGCATGCCACGGAGTTTCAGGAAGCCCGTCGTGCACTCGATGCCATCAGCAACACTCTGTCGCAGGCAACCATGGACGCGGTGTGGGCTTATCGCCGTTCCACGACGGATGCATCTGCCATCATTGGATATGATCGCACTTCCGATCATCACTTCATTCTGGGGCCGGCATCTGATCTGTTGCGAAGGGACGCTGAGGCAGGGCAGGTGGTGTTTTTCCAGGCTCCCTTGGGGAAGACCAGGAATCAGGCAAAGAGCCGGTTGCATGACCTCGTGAATTGCTGCGGCTTCTACATCCAGTATGGAAGTGACCTCACTGAGCGTCCTGATTTCCTGAGGGCCGGGCAGGCCACAGTGCTGAATCCTGAACGCAAGCGTTTCAGGTTGATGCAATACACACAGCCTTCGGATGACAGCCTGCTGTATGGTGACGCTACGAGACTGGGGTTGAATCGGCTTTCCAATCGGAGTCAGGCGTTGCGGTGGTACCAGGATGATCTCGCCACCGCTTCCAAGCCGCTCGCGGATAACATCCTGGCATTGGTGCTAACACCATATGCCACGCATGCCCAAGGGGCCACTACCTCGCTCTTGCCTGATCCGCAGTACCGCTACGATAGCAGGGACTTCCAGTGGAATGGCTTGAACGAAGCCAACAAATCGCGCCGTCACCAACTCCCGCCAATGGTCAGTGTTACCATCGTCGTTGCCGAGGAGCGCAGCTTCGAAGCGCTTGTTTCCCGAAAGGGAGAGCAGGGGGCAGCAGAGGCGGTGCGAGGGGTTCTGCGAGACCGGTTCAAAGAACACGACAAGCTCAAGGTCGACCTTGAGCTGGTGCAACAAGGATTGAGTGCGCTGCGTCTGCACCACAAGGTGCTCAGCACCATGGTGGCGTTGCGTGGCTCCAAATGGATATCAGAAAATGAAATGTAGCAAATGGACATCACGCAGACACGGAGCCTTCACCCTCGTGGAGATTCTTGTCGTGATCACGCTCGTCGGCATGTTGATTACCATGGCGGCTCTCACCGTGCCCGGCGCGCTTGCCAGTCAGCGGCTCTCGGCTGCGGCTCGCCAGCTGTCCGCTGATCTCAATCATGCCACACTTATGGCACGAAAGGAAAATCGTCCGGTGGAGGTGCGTTTCTATCTGATGGATCCGCTCATGCCACCGGGGGAGGTCGCGTGTCGCGGGTACCAAGTTGCTGTGGTCACAGGCTGGGATGCGGAAGGGCGACCAACCACGAGCTTGGATGCAGAAATGCAGCGCCTACCGGATGATGTGCTCCTCATGCCGAGCCCCACCTACAACACGCTTCATGGCAAGGCGATTCATGACAATGACAATTCAAACGCTGGAGGCGGCGCACCGTATGTCAGCTATTTCATCAACGGTGATGGAACGACCACGTTGCCCAGTCAGGCACCGGCCGTACTCACCTTGGTACGTGAGACCTCCGGTCGCATCCCTGCTTCACTGCCTTCGGATTACCGATCCGTGGTGATCGATCCTCAGACACATTTGTGCCGACTTTACTAACTTGATGGGAGCATGGGATGCTTTGACCCTGCACTTGTTTTTCTTGGGCAAAGACTCGCTTTTAGCACATCGGCTGTACACACCTTCAGGTGCATTCAGCTTTGCGGTGCGAGGTGGCGGTGCACGCCGCAAGGATCGGCAGGTTGTTAGAGCACTTTGGATAAATCCAACCGCAGAGCTTCTGATAGCGCTTTCCCGAATCTGCTCCTGCAGCTGCCGGTTGTTTTGGTAGAGATGCTGAAGGCCCTGGACTGTGCGCAGCACTGCTGCTGCTTTCCTCAGTGCAGCCTGCTGCACGCCCTGTTGCGACGAAGTCGCCAGGCTTTAATCGTTCCACGTTTGCTCGCAAGGCGGAAGGCCGGCCACCGTGCAGTATTGGAGTTGCGAGAACGGCGACTCGCCCCTGCCACCCCCAGATCGATATGCGTTGAATGCCTCACGCACCTGCTCGCAGCCAGCATGATGTCAGCTGCGAGCCAAAGTTCAGCATGCTTTTTGACGAGCACGGTATCACTTCCGCACCGCTTTTCTGCGACGGCGCAGCATCGCGCTTGCTAGTCCAACAAGGGAAAGCATGGCCATCGAAGGTTCCGGCACCGCAGCACCCATGGCGGAAAGCATGAGGTCGTTGCCACCAAATAAAGTGCCGGTGTCAAAGTCTGCGCCATAGAACATCGCAAACTCCATGCCGTCGATGGTGACGAAGCCGTTGGCGCCCATGAGAAGGTACTGGGAAGCCAGATCGTTGTTGGACTCGTAGACCATGTTGAGGAAGTCATTTAGCCCAAAGCCATTCTCACTGACGACCACCCAGTAGCGGCTGCCTAGCCCCGTCTCACTGCCCTGCGCCCACGTGCCATTGATCACAGCACCGTCGATATTGAGGTCGCCGGTGATCGTAAGGCGGTCCGCCTTGAGTGCAGTCGAGCTGTCGAAGTTGACGAAGAGCGTGCTTTGCGATGCGGCTCCGGAAGTCGAGATGAGGTTCACATTGCCCTCGATGGTCAA
The Roseimicrobium gellanilyticum DNA segment above includes these coding regions:
- the vccA gene encoding Verru_Chthon cassette protein A; the protein is MKNPPPQFTSFHNIRSSQGIALIMVLVAITMVSLLILAFLASARTEHRAASAFSNVAQARNLSELPVNLVIGQIRRATEQNGLEQTWASQPGLIRVFGTEPDPQNTGTRSKTVALYKLYSDETMVVMRSNASATANGMNINEVKTALDADVQGVPDWQKTPGMYVDINEPAVALVEGSDKVQAVFPISDPRARFARDNGRAVDGFQFDDKAVPGTVAPSGPDDVTARLPMPVKWLYVLADGQLAAPKGGNAETGLAFDDATAPSSIPSATNPIVGRVAFWTDDESTKINVNTATEGTAWDVPRAYTATTVKFARRQPAQNEYSRYPGHPAQTSLSPVFQAFGSSLIVEPFMSDNELAAVLKRYHQFSPRTPWGGSKGGTIAPSAAVLMDKDDRLYTTLDELVFDRNRKEQDPMLSRQDIAAARFFLTPHSRAPELNLFNQPRVMLWPISADSAERNAKDKLLAFVGTGGGKAWYFSRLRNFKSLTDAGSAQSTRGDLDLQGGAGNAALKRNRELYESHLIPLTGGNNGQAASAHNIPGFGGNFAAKYTVPRRNQILTEMVDFIRWSVNSYSTGLAPSYTYTPPRTGVRTAESSAVPLIPGNGTKGFGRFPSITEAAIVFMATSKNNATGATTRMQAFIALEPYIPTTGAPAATANVRYRISGLNGFTVNGVPVSFPDVDMIRCNTAAGYLDSGGSTAFSGFAAQFKKANLSSSASDQTTSARQLARGNEDNAFPFYSALIPVNPTASDFTFSGGTIAIEVLTGFSDAASAELVQTLHLTFPPTTLKVPKMVSEEYNTLAKRMQVNAGEFVKSLIQQGDITRSVEVDVNGPSRGDLRLLSAMSDVPTSWFTTHPSYTDSNVERLHFLRQGNQMVAGQFGPGDGAGGPLGVSRSQNRAATVNTAGTLVRGIWYARDSTPAVGRGQDGAFNTKNRPGDFDNGTGRIEDGPYINKADENNIITNNQADDGSLGYFSRHSFTVEDGVTFSPNRQIASAIAFGSLPSGIFSNLPADVHKPWQTLLFSPIPPSRTTPANAQPDEDDHEGFKGPRDHLWLDLFWMPVVEPYAISESFATAGKINMNYQLMPFRHIERSTGMHAALKPVMLSAISPNSVGGTNSAGYDNVGGNNYKEGTLHKYELHYHVNRSETLKGLSGRFTSGDVFRSPSEICEIFLVPQRRSGASYNPDANPPPANYNDMVTWWNGDMNAPDAFEPTGDNSREAPYNQLYPRLTTKSNTFTVHFRVQTLRKARSTDAAHWFEDKDEVLSEHRGSATLERYLDPQDPELAALGNNGPSDTQSWDRYYRFRIIERKVFSP
- the vccB gene encoding Verru_Chthon cassette protein B — protein: MQKHPPSITTRAFSLPEVALSLGIATTALLTLISLLPFGLDTLRESSSKQAEARILQSVLDRYQSGIWMEKDSAGGTGNVLLKDRLLYFDQTGTEMEDASSVECDYVVQIHIDGPPTLHGDASDNPYLRRVRVRVSDRPNDPQRAFADGSGHYHEHSVWIALLDQTGPLMGPLHSSEL
- the vccC gene encoding Verru_Chthon cassette protein C — encoded protein: MKRTPSPHGFTLIEVLVSVSVLALMLTILADMMTRTQDTVTNASAHATEFQEARRALDAISNTLSQATMDAVWAYRRSTTDASAIIGYDRTSDHHFILGPASDLLRRDAEAGQVVFFQAPLGKTRNQAKSRLHDLVNCCGFYIQYGSDLTERPDFLRAGQATVLNPERKRFRLMQYTQPSDDSLLYGDATRLGLNRLSNRSQALRWYQDDLATASKPLADNILALVLTPYATHAQGATTSLLPDPQYRYDSRDFQWNGLNEANKSRRHQLPPMVSVTIVVAEERSFEALVSRKGEQGAAEAVRGVLRDRFKEHDKLKVDLELVQQGLSALRLHHKVLSTMVALRGSKWISENEM
- the vccD gene encoding Verru_Chthon cassette protein D, yielding MKCSKWTSRRHGAFTLVEILVVITLVGMLITMAALTVPGALASQRLSAAARQLSADLNHATLMARKENRPVEVRFYLMDPLMPPGEVACRGYQVAVVTGWDAEGRPTTSLDAEMQRLPDDVLLMPSPTYNTLHGKAIHDNDNSNAGGGAPYVSYFINGDGTTTLPSQAPAVLTLVRETSGRIPASLPSDYRSVVIDPQTHLCRLY